The DNA sequence ctaCATTTAACCTTTGTACACATTAGCATACAGCTAAAATATTCATCTAGCACTTCATGTTTCACGTCATCGACGTTTAGGCGACACTTCTTTAAAGGACTAACGGAGATGCATGTTTTAAAATTTCAGAGATTTAATTGATCATTTATTAAAGTAAAAAACTAAATTAGATAACGATTTGAAATTCGATGACAATTTTAGATCTTTACTCCAAATATATCCACATTTTAGTacaatatcaaaaaattaaacccctcaattcctcttcctaTAATCCACTCCTCGCCAACAGCATACGAGGCGGGGTTCCACATGGTTTTACTTCGAAAAGTCTGTTTGACAACATTCTAACTTGGTTGGTTGACTATAGGCAATTATGCATTACGTACAATTGTATATATTGTTTATAAGGGTATTTATTCCGGACCTGGCACTCGGGTCCTAAAATCGGCTAAATAACAGTCCGACTCTCAAGCCCAAGTCTTCAGTACAGTCCAAATTAGGTCAGAAAATCAGACATCAATAACtaacatttaaatttaaatacttttttttttatcttagtcaataaaataagataagataactatacaaattataaaaaggGAGCCAAGAATTTTCTCAGATATGTTACATACTTATAACCCTTACCTATATCTTTTAGATTCATTTTGATTTGAGCGTCATAATGTCTTTGTAAGTATCACTCCACCGTTCTAAAGGTCCAATCGCGTCATTACCAAGACTGGCGAGTTCCTAATTCTTCCTTTAACTCGTACCAGCAAAGTCTTGTACAATATTCAATACCCAACTCGATCTAGACttgaaatatatttttcatatttgtgtttattatttttatttggtaTTATTTGTTGACTGAGTTTGACTCATGTTTCAAATAGACTCGTGTAACCCAaagttatattttataattaaaatatatattttacttttaaataataataaaatattatattttatagtttaattaatattttactattatataatattacttttattttaaaataatttattttaatataaatattatataatatttattaagtttaatatttaaatataagatttataaaattatatacatCTTacattacaaaaaattatatacaaattaatCCAATTTAATCTATAACATTGTGCGTTAATTTAGAGTCAGATTTAGATCTAAATCTTTAAAACaaacttaataaaatattcAAGTTGAATTGAAATATATCAAATTTGACCTCACTCAACCCGTATGCACCCTGTGTTCATAATTGTAATCTTCTGCAATTATTCCATACTCGAGTTCAATACTTTACTAccacaattatttttataagagtaaagtatattttttctctttgaagtttgacaaaagttttaaaatactcctaagttttattttgttttaattttgtcccaaaagttttcgatttgcatcaaatataccctCAACGGCtgcattttcaaaaaattttaagaccaatctaacaataatgcataaaaagtatgtttgatttgcttgtgttcAGAGTTGTTCTTAtgttattattgttgaattaatcttaaattttttaaaaaattagccGTCAgggatatatttgatgcaaatcgaaaacttttgggacaaaattgaaaccaAATAAAACTTAgatgtatttttgaaaattttatcaaaatttagaaacaaaaaatatattttacccctttttttaatttatcttgtgttgataATGTACAAAAATTTTATACACACATTTAATTGCATATTAttataacataaaattattttcaaactcactacttaaaaaattatctaaacgAATTTGATTTAGTGATCATTATAAAACTCTTCACGTGTGCATTAAAGACACCAATATTGTCATAACTTGCCAACCACTTAAACCAAATTATTTGATAGTGCTATGAAGTATGAACCAAAACTTACATAATTCAAAATCATGCTAAAGCTATGGAAAAGGAAAGAGCGAACTAATTGAATAATatgattcttttcttgtttgttaGATCATTCCAAAAGGTACTTATATACTATTGTAAAAAAAGCTCTATCTAACCTTCCAACCCTATCATACATTAACACATCATCTAGAATGTAAACTACCATAGCGACCTACTATTTATGAACTTACCCATAACAAAGGCCTATCCACATATAgaatttattgattaattatgCGCTATATTATTAACCGGCTTTTCTGGTTCGTTCTTTTTGCCGAGTGCCTTGATCCGATTGTCAAGAGAGCAAAACATGAACTCAGTTGAATCAATGAACCATTTGTTGATACAATTATAAACAAATATTCTTTGAAACAAAGTCAGTTGTCAAGAGGGAGCCATCAAATGTTTGTATCATTGTATGTATGAACAACTAAAACTTCTATCTTAATGTGTTTGATTCAATCCAAGGCCAAAACCTACGGAAAAAACACATGAAAATATTAATACTGAGTAACCGAGGAAATCAAATTCTGGGTATAACATTTGCAAGTGCCACCTCATAGTGCTGCCATCATGGTCCCTCTAGCAGCATCACGCTTCATCTCTGCAGCCTTGCCGCTTCCACGGAAGTACATGTATACTTGCTGCAAAGTAAATAAACATAGTAAGAAAAAGCTTAAGAATCAAGATAGAATACCAAAGTACTGCTTTAAGATTATAAAAACCTGAATAACCCAGACGCTGAGCAGCGACTCCAGACAGAAAAATCCAAACCCAATAAAGTAGAATATCTGCAATTTAGAACAAATATTAACCTTATTTCAATATGAAATCACGACTTTGAACTGATAATATCCATTTAATGTAGCATCCAAGAAATTAATGACATTGTCGAACCCAATAAATACACAATTAGTACATACCCCAACCAGTGCATTGTCGCCCAAAACATCTATTGCAGGCAAAATCCCTCTGTCATGCACAACATAATAACATAAAATACAACCGTTAGTTTCAGTAGAAGTGGAATAGCGCACtatcaaaatttgttattttGGGGGGTACAGAAGAAAACCGAGATAATCTATTGACTTGTCATATAAATGATCTACAAGAAATCATGAAGACATACCATCAACAGTaatgttattaaaaaaaaaagaaaaagtaaaggaaaaaaaaaagaggaacataggattgttattattatatcaAGTAGACACAATCATGCAGAGAACAAATTCTAGCAACTTAAGCCCCTTCAGTTAAATAGTTTAAGGACAACCCCATAAAAGAAATCAATAAGCTGAATAATGAAGCCATTCCAACCATTTTCCTTGCAACCAAAACTCAAATCAGTAAAAAGAACAGGCAGAGAAGAATATCATGTGCAAAACTATGTACAAATCAATGCAAGATTAGAATACCCACGTGAGAGATTTTCCTTTGAAGATAATTGGTGGAGCTACTGCTGCAAAAATGCAAAAGCCGATGTGAATCTGCATAGAGAAAATGGATAATTCAGATgaacttaaaatttttgtaaaacGAGTGACTACACAGACTGCAGTGAGAAAGTGTTAAAAACTTGCCAGGTAACACAAGAAAAACCAGCCAAATTTCAGAGCACTGTCAGTCCTGTAACAAGAGATACACATAATTATAAAACGGAAATGATACCACAATGgggaataaaattataaaataaatggagAATTTTATACAAGTCGATAATCCTGATACTAAAGCATTTACATGTCAATGCTTTTCTGATACAATTCGATACAAGGTGAAGCAACACAATAGTCCAACTGCCTCTTTACAAAACTACAAAATTGCATGAAATCAAAGGGAACACCACCTCATTGCACGATAAAGAGGGCGATACCACAGTACATAGGATCCTGGAACCCCAGATATGAAGTAGATGATAGCGAGAAACCAGATCGTTGGACCTACAAGAAAAGACAAATCCTTGTGTGTAAATTAAGCCTGAACTCACACGAGTGAGGGATCAATATCAAGTTGTAATAAGTAGAACATACCTTCTCCTTTGATCCAAGCAGTAGTTACTGCCACAATATTCCATGTAAGACACAAAACCAAACCTGCAATGTGGTACAAAGTTGAAAAATTCAGGAATTCACAGAATCACAGGCATATACACTCTACAGTGATTACATgaagataaattaaatatatattaaaaagataaccATGCAAAAAACATCTAGAAACATGGGCAAGGGACACATTTCAGATCTCACAAAACTACTATAACTAATTAGCAATGCCTATTTTACATGCAAGTAGATTGTTATAGTCCATAGAACATGATGTGATAGAAATGAAAACAATTTCACCGGAACAAAAACAGTTTGAGTTGCTTTCACTTAATTAAACAACAACCAAATCTTATCGTAGAAGTTTGGGTTAGCTACATAGATCAAACAAAGCCATAATAGCCACTTACAAACTATGTCTACAAATCTATGCAGTCTTAATGGTACATATAATTTTTCTTCAACTCCTTTGGTCCTTCCGTTTCTAACTACTGGGTAACTCTTCAATGGGAATTCTATAGGTCTTCCTTACTCATGACCAAACCACTTAAGGAGAGATCTTACTGAATTGTTATGGGAATGGCCATGATAAGCACCCAGGGAAAGTGGATATGAAGGGGGAGAACCATTGTCCTAAATATTTAATACAACGCCAAGCATCCAATGTGGGACTTTGGGCATCCCATGCTAACCAAGTTCTCTATCGACACACTGCCCCAAGAAAGCCAACAACCTGGCAGCTGCATTGTGCAGTACTTTGGTCAGCGGTATTTCACTCG is a window from the Arachis stenosperma cultivar V10309 chromosome 3, arast.V10309.gnm1.PFL2, whole genome shotgun sequence genome containing:
- the LOC130969698 gene encoding secretory carrier-associated membrane protein 1-like, with amino-acid sequence MSRYDPNPFEEDEVNPFADGKKGTGQSSYGGGAFYTTNPGSVPAATSVLSPLPPEPYDRGATVEIPLDSSNSKDIKAKEKELKAREADLKRREQEIKRREDAISRAGIVIEEKNWPPFFPIIHHDIANEIPIHLQRTQYLAFSTWLGLVLCLTWNIVAVTTAWIKGEGPTIWFLAIIYFISGVPGSYVLWYRPLYRAMRTDSALKFGWFFLCYLIHIGFCIFAAVAPPIIFKGKSLTGILPAIDVLGDNALVGIFYFIGFGFFCLESLLSVWVIQQVYMYFRGSGKAAEMKRDAARGTMMAAL